A region from the Anoplolepis gracilipes chromosome 2, ASM4749672v1, whole genome shotgun sequence genome encodes:
- the Mew gene encoding integrin alpha-PS1 isoform X1 has translation MNTLAWIALSVCVTYAFNLEPRIPVIKRGLEGSYFGYSVAEHIEIENHSLSKSTSWMLVGAPLDQNRQPGTKKSGALWQCPMSTYTRDCTQVITDGRMMGDNLLYRPYEYESYDSNLESDDLIPPGNDEIKDNQWLGVTVRSQGVGGKVMVCAHRHIVKTADSQWGQGQCYILSQDLKFDDLKKPCSGKPTNKAHEQFGYCQAGVSGLFTAEDRVVIGTPGPHTWRGTMYLFTVSDEFLTRDNTVYNAPMQDFSPVNKYSYLGMSVAVGNFFGKGLAYAAGAPRSNGTGQVVLFTRRDFKPNMDIALILDGEQFASSYGYEITSADINGDKITDLIVAAPFYFNKAEGGAVYVYTSLDVCKSIKEKCSPVKLVGHEESRFGFALTNLGDLNKDGYEDIAIGAPYEGKGTVYIYLGSKNGIIKTPSQIIHAEDMPTPLKTFGYSLSGGIDMDHNGYSDLLVGAYENEAIALLRSKKIIDISTYIRYAKKGGIYQDTIEPIDPNRIGCLADPESNHTCFMFEACCKTESLAKEESMQNLKLNYYIEAETYSGAKKFSRVWFSTSGNARPNYVNRTVTLDTTKLVHCQKEVVYLKENTRDIQSPIKFRLNYSLIQEDPVMPPEGAPLPDIKNYPILNQQEAARVFEVVFQKDCGNNDICESDLQMTAKLNLSASSIKPDFYELLLGEREEIVVEVNVVNVGESAYEAQLFIVHSQSLNYIASKSNDSIICNLYNATLVSCSIGNPFKKDKMVDIQVRFDPQNLEDNESQLSFTIFTNSTSKEVTEKRPTVLQATVLKRAELSIKGSAKTQWAFYGGPVVGESAIKYLNEIGPKVSHTYEVFNEGPWKVSTLEVRISWPYEVANDKAHGKWLLYMEEMPTVQALADGECMLPPGHVVNPLKLQDSINFDDTDILQSSTQPTILYNHTNHIRTTRDTEKVVNTRTIIDKDGHRHRVVTMNCKAGTAKCFDIICYIYNLQRKQEAIITVKARLWNSTLVEDYPKVDMVKIGSNARIVIPPNVVIQQENLKDDHAIAETIAYPDLLDQQEAEPVPIWIYIVAAVAGMLLFILLTLILRKLGFFKRRRPDPTLSGNLEKHRDDNPENEALFKH, from the exons ATGAACACATTGGCATGGATCGCTCTGAGTGTGTGCGTCACGTACGCTTTTAATCTCGAACCACGAATACCTGTTATCAAAAGGGGCCTGGAGGGCTCTTATTTCGGGTACTCGGTTGCTGAACATATAGAGATCGAAAATCACTCGTTGTCGAAATCCACAAGTTG GATGCTGGTTGGTGCACCTTTAGATCAAAATCGACAACCAGGAACGAAGAAATCAGGAGCATTATGGCAATGTCCGATGTCAACATATACCAGGGATTGTACTCAAGTTATCACCGATGGACGTATGA TGGGCGATAATCTATTATACAGACCATACGAATACGAATCGTACGATTCAA atttggAATCTGATGATTTAATACCACCAGGGAATGATGAAATAAAGGATAACCAGTGGTTAGGAGTGACTGTACGCAGTCAGGGAGTGGGAGGTAAAGTTATG GTATGCGCGCATCGTCATATTGTTAAGACAGCTGACTCGCAATGGGGTCAGGGCCAATGCTATATATTATCTCAAGACTTGAAATTCGATGATTTGAAGAAGCCGTGTTCTGGCAAGCCTACAaacaa agccCACGAGCAGTTCGGTTACTGTCAAGCCGGAGTCAGCGGTTTATTCACCGCGGAAGATCGCGTGGTGATCGGCACGCCAGGACCACACACTTGGCGAGGGACTATGTATCTATTTACAGTGTCCGACGAGTTTCTGACTAGGGACAATACAGTATACAACGCGCCAATGCAAGATTTCTCACCCGTAAATAAATACAGCTATCTCG GGATGTCGGTGGCTGTTGGAAATTTCTTCGGCAAAGGTTTGGCTTATGCAGCGGGCGCACCTCGTTCTAACGGCACGGGCCAAGTGGTTTTGTTCACTAGACGCGATTTCAAACCGAACATGGATATCGCTCTTATTCTGGACGGCGAGCAATTTGCATCGAGCTACGGATATGAAATTACGTCGGCAGATATAAATGGAGACAA AATAACTGATTTGATCGTAGCAGCGCCATTCTATTTCAATAAAGCGGAAGGTGGAGCtgtttatgtttatacatCGCTAGATGtatgtaaaagtattaaagagaaatgttCGCCTGTCAAGCTCGTTGGTCATGAGGAGTCCAG GTTTGGATTCGCGTTGACAAATTTGGGTGATTTGAATAAGGATGGATACGAGGATATCGCAATTGGCGCTCCATACGAAGGAAAGGGTACAGTTTATATCTATTTGGGTTCCAAGAATGGTATAATTAAGACACCATCGCAG aTAATTCATGCTGAAGATATGCCCACGCCGTTAAAGACATTTGGTTATTCGTTAAGCGGAGGTATCGATATGGATCATAATGGTTATTCGGACCTCTTAGTTGGTGCATATGAAAACGAAGCAATCGCACTTCTTCGTTCGAAGAAAATCATTGATATCTCTACTTATATACGTTATGCGAAAAAAGGTGGAATATATCAGGATACGATAGAACCTATTGATCCCAATCGAATTGGATGCTTGGCCGATCCAGAATCAAATCATACATG TTTTATGTTCGAGGCTTGTTGCAAAACGGAGTCGCTAGCGAAGGAAGAATCTATGCAAAATCTGAAATTGAACTATTACATCGAAGCAGAGACTTATAGCGGGGCTAAAAAATTCTCAAGGGTTTGGTTCAGCACCAGTGGCAACGCGCGTCCAAATTACGTTAATCGAACAGTCACCCTAGATACTACAAAGTTGGTACATTGTCAAAAGGAAGTTGTCTATTTGAAG GAGAACACACGTGACATCCAATCGCCTATTAAATTCCGTCTGAATTATTCATTGATACAAGAAGATCCAGTCATGCCTCCCGAAGGTGCTCCCTTACctgatataaaaaactatCCGATACTTAATCAGCAAGAAGCCGCACGCGTATTCGAGGTCGTTTTCCAGAAAGACTGTGGAAACAACGATATTTGCGAAAGTGATTTACAAATGACAGCTAAACTGAATTTATCag CTTCTTCCATAAAGCCGGACTTTTACGAGTTACTTTTGGGCGAGAGAGAGGAGATAGTAGTGGAAGTGAACGTGGTGAACGTCGGCGAATCCGCATACGAGGCTCAACTGTTCATCGTTCACTCTCAGAGCTTGAACTACATTGCCAGCAAGAGCAATGATTCCATAATTTGCAATCTGTATAATGCTACTTTGGTGTCATGCTCTATCGGCAATCCATTCAAGAAGGATAAAATGGTGGACATACAAGTGAGATTCGATCCCCAAAATCTGGAGGATAACGAATCGCAATTAAGTTTTACGATTTTCACAAACTCCACATCGAAGGAAGTCACGGAGAAGCGACCTACTGTATTGCAAGCTACAGTGTTAAAACGCGCCGAGCTCTCAATTAAAGG gaGTGCGAAAACTCAATGGGCATTTTATGGTGGTCCGGTAGTCGGTGAATCCGCAATAAAGTACTTGAACGAAATAGGACCGAAAGTATCTCACACTTACGAGGTATTCAACGAAGGTCCGTGGAAAGTCAGCACTCTCGAGGTGCGCATTTCCTGGCCTTACGAAGTCGCGAACGACAAAGCGCATGGTAAATGGCTGTTATACATGGAAGAGATGCCAACTGTCCAAG cTTTAGCAGATGGTGAATGTATGCTGCCACCAGGTCATGTGGTCAATCCTCTAAAATTGCAAGATAGTATCAACTTTGATGATACCGATATTTTGCAATCTTCAACTCAACCGACAATCTTGTACAACCACACTAATCATATAAGAACAACGCGAGATACGGAAAAAGTTGTAAATACACGAACGATCATCGACAAAGACGGACATCGCCATCGTGTGGTTACAATG AATTGTAAAGCTGGTACAGCCAAGTGCTTTGACATTATAtgctacatatataatttacaaaggaAACAGGAAGCTATTATAACTGTTAAAGCaag ACTTTGGAATTCTACTTTGGTCGAGGATTACCCGAAAGTGGACATGGTTAAAATAGGCTCGAATGCTAGGATAGTAATACCTCCGAATGTTGTGATACAGCAAGAAAATTTGAAGGATGACCATGCAATT GCTGAAACGATCGCTTATCCAGATCTGCTGGATCAGCAAGAAGCCGAACCCGTGCCAATATGGATATACATAGTGGCCGCAGTGGCGGGTATGTTACTGTTCATTCTACTTACATTAATATTGAGAAAACTCGGCTTCTTCAAGAGACGACGACCAGATCCGACCCTGTCTGGAAATCTCGAAAAGCACAGGGATGACAATCCTGAGAACGAAGCATTATTCAAACATTAA
- the Mew gene encoding integrin alpha-PS1 isoform X3 has translation MQRRATTGHRMLVGAPLDQNRQPGTKKSGALWQCPMSTYTRDCTQVITDGRMMGDNLLYRPYEYESYDSNLESDDLIPPGNDEIKDNQWLGVTVRSQGVGGKVMVCAHRHIVKTADSQWGQGQCYILSQDLKFDDLKKPCSGKPTNKAHEQFGYCQAGVSGLFTAEDRVVIGTPGPHTWRGTMYLFTVSDEFLTRDNTVYNAPMQDFSPVNKYSYLGMSVAVGNFFGKGLAYAAGAPRSNGTGQVVLFTRRDFKPNMDIALILDGEQFASSYGYEITSADINGDKITDLIVAAPFYFNKAEGGAVYVYTSLDVCKSIKEKCSPVKLVGHEESRFGFALTNLGDLNKDGYEDIAIGAPYEGKGTVYIYLGSKNGIIKTPSQIIHAEDMPTPLKTFGYSLSGGIDMDHNGYSDLLVGAYENEAIALLRSKKIIDISTYIRYAKKGGIYQDTIEPIDPNRIGCLADPESNHTCFMFEACCKTESLAKEESMQNLKLNYYIEAETYSGAKKFSRVWFSTSGNARPNYVNRTVTLDTTKLVHCQKEVVYLKENTRDIQSPIKFRLNYSLIQEDPVMPPEGAPLPDIKNYPILNQQEAARVFEVVFQKDCGNNDICESDLQMTAKLNLSASSIKPDFYELLLGEREEIVVEVNVVNVGESAYEAQLFIVHSQSLNYIASKSNDSIICNLYNATLVSCSIGNPFKKDKMVDIQVRFDPQNLEDNESQLSFTIFTNSTSKEVTEKRPTVLQATVLKRAELSIKGSAKTQWAFYGGPVVGESAIKYLNEIGPKVSHTYEVFNEGPWKVSTLEVRISWPYEVANDKAHGKWLLYMEEMPTVQALADGECMLPPGHVVNPLKLQDSINFDDTDILQSSTQPTILYNHTNHIRTTRDTEKVVNTRTIIDKDGHRHRVVTMNCKAGTAKCFDIICYIYNLQRKQEAIITVKARLWNSTLVEDYPKVDMVKIGSNARIVIPPNVVIQQENLKDDHAIAETIAYPDLLDQQEAEPVPIWIYIVAAVAGMLLFILLTLILRKLGFFKRRRPDPTLSGNLEKHRDDNPENEALFKH, from the exons ATGCAACGGCGGGCTACTACAGGTCACCG GATGCTGGTTGGTGCACCTTTAGATCAAAATCGACAACCAGGAACGAAGAAATCAGGAGCATTATGGCAATGTCCGATGTCAACATATACCAGGGATTGTACTCAAGTTATCACCGATGGACGTATGA TGGGCGATAATCTATTATACAGACCATACGAATACGAATCGTACGATTCAA atttggAATCTGATGATTTAATACCACCAGGGAATGATGAAATAAAGGATAACCAGTGGTTAGGAGTGACTGTACGCAGTCAGGGAGTGGGAGGTAAAGTTATG GTATGCGCGCATCGTCATATTGTTAAGACAGCTGACTCGCAATGGGGTCAGGGCCAATGCTATATATTATCTCAAGACTTGAAATTCGATGATTTGAAGAAGCCGTGTTCTGGCAAGCCTACAaacaa agccCACGAGCAGTTCGGTTACTGTCAAGCCGGAGTCAGCGGTTTATTCACCGCGGAAGATCGCGTGGTGATCGGCACGCCAGGACCACACACTTGGCGAGGGACTATGTATCTATTTACAGTGTCCGACGAGTTTCTGACTAGGGACAATACAGTATACAACGCGCCAATGCAAGATTTCTCACCCGTAAATAAATACAGCTATCTCG GGATGTCGGTGGCTGTTGGAAATTTCTTCGGCAAAGGTTTGGCTTATGCAGCGGGCGCACCTCGTTCTAACGGCACGGGCCAAGTGGTTTTGTTCACTAGACGCGATTTCAAACCGAACATGGATATCGCTCTTATTCTGGACGGCGAGCAATTTGCATCGAGCTACGGATATGAAATTACGTCGGCAGATATAAATGGAGACAA AATAACTGATTTGATCGTAGCAGCGCCATTCTATTTCAATAAAGCGGAAGGTGGAGCtgtttatgtttatacatCGCTAGATGtatgtaaaagtattaaagagaaatgttCGCCTGTCAAGCTCGTTGGTCATGAGGAGTCCAG GTTTGGATTCGCGTTGACAAATTTGGGTGATTTGAATAAGGATGGATACGAGGATATCGCAATTGGCGCTCCATACGAAGGAAAGGGTACAGTTTATATCTATTTGGGTTCCAAGAATGGTATAATTAAGACACCATCGCAG aTAATTCATGCTGAAGATATGCCCACGCCGTTAAAGACATTTGGTTATTCGTTAAGCGGAGGTATCGATATGGATCATAATGGTTATTCGGACCTCTTAGTTGGTGCATATGAAAACGAAGCAATCGCACTTCTTCGTTCGAAGAAAATCATTGATATCTCTACTTATATACGTTATGCGAAAAAAGGTGGAATATATCAGGATACGATAGAACCTATTGATCCCAATCGAATTGGATGCTTGGCCGATCCAGAATCAAATCATACATG TTTTATGTTCGAGGCTTGTTGCAAAACGGAGTCGCTAGCGAAGGAAGAATCTATGCAAAATCTGAAATTGAACTATTACATCGAAGCAGAGACTTATAGCGGGGCTAAAAAATTCTCAAGGGTTTGGTTCAGCACCAGTGGCAACGCGCGTCCAAATTACGTTAATCGAACAGTCACCCTAGATACTACAAAGTTGGTACATTGTCAAAAGGAAGTTGTCTATTTGAAG GAGAACACACGTGACATCCAATCGCCTATTAAATTCCGTCTGAATTATTCATTGATACAAGAAGATCCAGTCATGCCTCCCGAAGGTGCTCCCTTACctgatataaaaaactatCCGATACTTAATCAGCAAGAAGCCGCACGCGTATTCGAGGTCGTTTTCCAGAAAGACTGTGGAAACAACGATATTTGCGAAAGTGATTTACAAATGACAGCTAAACTGAATTTATCag CTTCTTCCATAAAGCCGGACTTTTACGAGTTACTTTTGGGCGAGAGAGAGGAGATAGTAGTGGAAGTGAACGTGGTGAACGTCGGCGAATCCGCATACGAGGCTCAACTGTTCATCGTTCACTCTCAGAGCTTGAACTACATTGCCAGCAAGAGCAATGATTCCATAATTTGCAATCTGTATAATGCTACTTTGGTGTCATGCTCTATCGGCAATCCATTCAAGAAGGATAAAATGGTGGACATACAAGTGAGATTCGATCCCCAAAATCTGGAGGATAACGAATCGCAATTAAGTTTTACGATTTTCACAAACTCCACATCGAAGGAAGTCACGGAGAAGCGACCTACTGTATTGCAAGCTACAGTGTTAAAACGCGCCGAGCTCTCAATTAAAGG gaGTGCGAAAACTCAATGGGCATTTTATGGTGGTCCGGTAGTCGGTGAATCCGCAATAAAGTACTTGAACGAAATAGGACCGAAAGTATCTCACACTTACGAGGTATTCAACGAAGGTCCGTGGAAAGTCAGCACTCTCGAGGTGCGCATTTCCTGGCCTTACGAAGTCGCGAACGACAAAGCGCATGGTAAATGGCTGTTATACATGGAAGAGATGCCAACTGTCCAAG cTTTAGCAGATGGTGAATGTATGCTGCCACCAGGTCATGTGGTCAATCCTCTAAAATTGCAAGATAGTATCAACTTTGATGATACCGATATTTTGCAATCTTCAACTCAACCGACAATCTTGTACAACCACACTAATCATATAAGAACAACGCGAGATACGGAAAAAGTTGTAAATACACGAACGATCATCGACAAAGACGGACATCGCCATCGTGTGGTTACAATG AATTGTAAAGCTGGTACAGCCAAGTGCTTTGACATTATAtgctacatatataatttacaaaggaAACAGGAAGCTATTATAACTGTTAAAGCaag ACTTTGGAATTCTACTTTGGTCGAGGATTACCCGAAAGTGGACATGGTTAAAATAGGCTCGAATGCTAGGATAGTAATACCTCCGAATGTTGTGATACAGCAAGAAAATTTGAAGGATGACCATGCAATT GCTGAAACGATCGCTTATCCAGATCTGCTGGATCAGCAAGAAGCCGAACCCGTGCCAATATGGATATACATAGTGGCCGCAGTGGCGGGTATGTTACTGTTCATTCTACTTACATTAATATTGAGAAAACTCGGCTTCTTCAAGAGACGACGACCAGATCCGACCCTGTCTGGAAATCTCGAAAAGCACAGGGATGACAATCCTGAGAACGAAGCATTATTCAAACATTAA
- the Mew gene encoding integrin alpha-PS1 isoform X2, with the protein MNTLAWIALSVCVTYAFNLEPRIPVIKRGLEGSYFGYSVAEHIEIENHSLSKSTSWMLVGAPLDQNRQPGTKKSGALWQCPMSTYTRDCTQVITDGRMNLESDDLIPPGNDEIKDNQWLGVTVRSQGVGGKVMVCAHRHIVKTADSQWGQGQCYILSQDLKFDDLKKPCSGKPTNKAHEQFGYCQAGVSGLFTAEDRVVIGTPGPHTWRGTMYLFTVSDEFLTRDNTVYNAPMQDFSPVNKYSYLGMSVAVGNFFGKGLAYAAGAPRSNGTGQVVLFTRRDFKPNMDIALILDGEQFASSYGYEITSADINGDKITDLIVAAPFYFNKAEGGAVYVYTSLDVCKSIKEKCSPVKLVGHEESRFGFALTNLGDLNKDGYEDIAIGAPYEGKGTVYIYLGSKNGIIKTPSQIIHAEDMPTPLKTFGYSLSGGIDMDHNGYSDLLVGAYENEAIALLRSKKIIDISTYIRYAKKGGIYQDTIEPIDPNRIGCLADPESNHTCFMFEACCKTESLAKEESMQNLKLNYYIEAETYSGAKKFSRVWFSTSGNARPNYVNRTVTLDTTKLVHCQKEVVYLKENTRDIQSPIKFRLNYSLIQEDPVMPPEGAPLPDIKNYPILNQQEAARVFEVVFQKDCGNNDICESDLQMTAKLNLSASSIKPDFYELLLGEREEIVVEVNVVNVGESAYEAQLFIVHSQSLNYIASKSNDSIICNLYNATLVSCSIGNPFKKDKMVDIQVRFDPQNLEDNESQLSFTIFTNSTSKEVTEKRPTVLQATVLKRAELSIKGSAKTQWAFYGGPVVGESAIKYLNEIGPKVSHTYEVFNEGPWKVSTLEVRISWPYEVANDKAHGKWLLYMEEMPTVQALADGECMLPPGHVVNPLKLQDSINFDDTDILQSSTQPTILYNHTNHIRTTRDTEKVVNTRTIIDKDGHRHRVVTMNCKAGTAKCFDIICYIYNLQRKQEAIITVKARLWNSTLVEDYPKVDMVKIGSNARIVIPPNVVIQQENLKDDHAIAETIAYPDLLDQQEAEPVPIWIYIVAAVAGMLLFILLTLILRKLGFFKRRRPDPTLSGNLEKHRDDNPENEALFKH; encoded by the exons ATGAACACATTGGCATGGATCGCTCTGAGTGTGTGCGTCACGTACGCTTTTAATCTCGAACCACGAATACCTGTTATCAAAAGGGGCCTGGAGGGCTCTTATTTCGGGTACTCGGTTGCTGAACATATAGAGATCGAAAATCACTCGTTGTCGAAATCCACAAGTTG GATGCTGGTTGGTGCACCTTTAGATCAAAATCGACAACCAGGAACGAAGAAATCAGGAGCATTATGGCAATGTCCGATGTCAACATATACCAGGGATTGTACTCAAGTTATCACCGATGGACGTATGA atttggAATCTGATGATTTAATACCACCAGGGAATGATGAAATAAAGGATAACCAGTGGTTAGGAGTGACTGTACGCAGTCAGGGAGTGGGAGGTAAAGTTATG GTATGCGCGCATCGTCATATTGTTAAGACAGCTGACTCGCAATGGGGTCAGGGCCAATGCTATATATTATCTCAAGACTTGAAATTCGATGATTTGAAGAAGCCGTGTTCTGGCAAGCCTACAaacaa agccCACGAGCAGTTCGGTTACTGTCAAGCCGGAGTCAGCGGTTTATTCACCGCGGAAGATCGCGTGGTGATCGGCACGCCAGGACCACACACTTGGCGAGGGACTATGTATCTATTTACAGTGTCCGACGAGTTTCTGACTAGGGACAATACAGTATACAACGCGCCAATGCAAGATTTCTCACCCGTAAATAAATACAGCTATCTCG GGATGTCGGTGGCTGTTGGAAATTTCTTCGGCAAAGGTTTGGCTTATGCAGCGGGCGCACCTCGTTCTAACGGCACGGGCCAAGTGGTTTTGTTCACTAGACGCGATTTCAAACCGAACATGGATATCGCTCTTATTCTGGACGGCGAGCAATTTGCATCGAGCTACGGATATGAAATTACGTCGGCAGATATAAATGGAGACAA AATAACTGATTTGATCGTAGCAGCGCCATTCTATTTCAATAAAGCGGAAGGTGGAGCtgtttatgtttatacatCGCTAGATGtatgtaaaagtattaaagagaaatgttCGCCTGTCAAGCTCGTTGGTCATGAGGAGTCCAG GTTTGGATTCGCGTTGACAAATTTGGGTGATTTGAATAAGGATGGATACGAGGATATCGCAATTGGCGCTCCATACGAAGGAAAGGGTACAGTTTATATCTATTTGGGTTCCAAGAATGGTATAATTAAGACACCATCGCAG aTAATTCATGCTGAAGATATGCCCACGCCGTTAAAGACATTTGGTTATTCGTTAAGCGGAGGTATCGATATGGATCATAATGGTTATTCGGACCTCTTAGTTGGTGCATATGAAAACGAAGCAATCGCACTTCTTCGTTCGAAGAAAATCATTGATATCTCTACTTATATACGTTATGCGAAAAAAGGTGGAATATATCAGGATACGATAGAACCTATTGATCCCAATCGAATTGGATGCTTGGCCGATCCAGAATCAAATCATACATG TTTTATGTTCGAGGCTTGTTGCAAAACGGAGTCGCTAGCGAAGGAAGAATCTATGCAAAATCTGAAATTGAACTATTACATCGAAGCAGAGACTTATAGCGGGGCTAAAAAATTCTCAAGGGTTTGGTTCAGCACCAGTGGCAACGCGCGTCCAAATTACGTTAATCGAACAGTCACCCTAGATACTACAAAGTTGGTACATTGTCAAAAGGAAGTTGTCTATTTGAAG GAGAACACACGTGACATCCAATCGCCTATTAAATTCCGTCTGAATTATTCATTGATACAAGAAGATCCAGTCATGCCTCCCGAAGGTGCTCCCTTACctgatataaaaaactatCCGATACTTAATCAGCAAGAAGCCGCACGCGTATTCGAGGTCGTTTTCCAGAAAGACTGTGGAAACAACGATATTTGCGAAAGTGATTTACAAATGACAGCTAAACTGAATTTATCag CTTCTTCCATAAAGCCGGACTTTTACGAGTTACTTTTGGGCGAGAGAGAGGAGATAGTAGTGGAAGTGAACGTGGTGAACGTCGGCGAATCCGCATACGAGGCTCAACTGTTCATCGTTCACTCTCAGAGCTTGAACTACATTGCCAGCAAGAGCAATGATTCCATAATTTGCAATCTGTATAATGCTACTTTGGTGTCATGCTCTATCGGCAATCCATTCAAGAAGGATAAAATGGTGGACATACAAGTGAGATTCGATCCCCAAAATCTGGAGGATAACGAATCGCAATTAAGTTTTACGATTTTCACAAACTCCACATCGAAGGAAGTCACGGAGAAGCGACCTACTGTATTGCAAGCTACAGTGTTAAAACGCGCCGAGCTCTCAATTAAAGG gaGTGCGAAAACTCAATGGGCATTTTATGGTGGTCCGGTAGTCGGTGAATCCGCAATAAAGTACTTGAACGAAATAGGACCGAAAGTATCTCACACTTACGAGGTATTCAACGAAGGTCCGTGGAAAGTCAGCACTCTCGAGGTGCGCATTTCCTGGCCTTACGAAGTCGCGAACGACAAAGCGCATGGTAAATGGCTGTTATACATGGAAGAGATGCCAACTGTCCAAG cTTTAGCAGATGGTGAATGTATGCTGCCACCAGGTCATGTGGTCAATCCTCTAAAATTGCAAGATAGTATCAACTTTGATGATACCGATATTTTGCAATCTTCAACTCAACCGACAATCTTGTACAACCACACTAATCATATAAGAACAACGCGAGATACGGAAAAAGTTGTAAATACACGAACGATCATCGACAAAGACGGACATCGCCATCGTGTGGTTACAATG AATTGTAAAGCTGGTACAGCCAAGTGCTTTGACATTATAtgctacatatataatttacaaaggaAACAGGAAGCTATTATAACTGTTAAAGCaag ACTTTGGAATTCTACTTTGGTCGAGGATTACCCGAAAGTGGACATGGTTAAAATAGGCTCGAATGCTAGGATAGTAATACCTCCGAATGTTGTGATACAGCAAGAAAATTTGAAGGATGACCATGCAATT GCTGAAACGATCGCTTATCCAGATCTGCTGGATCAGCAAGAAGCCGAACCCGTGCCAATATGGATATACATAGTGGCCGCAGTGGCGGGTATGTTACTGTTCATTCTACTTACATTAATATTGAGAAAACTCGGCTTCTTCAAGAGACGACGACCAGATCCGACCCTGTCTGGAAATCTCGAAAAGCACAGGGATGACAATCCTGAGAACGAAGCATTATTCAAACATTAA